The Glycine soja cultivar W05 chromosome 15, ASM419377v2, whole genome shotgun sequence region gatgaacagaaagatttctctcctttagagtggatgatacaaaatgaagatcctagaggaatttctctcttttagagatgataatacactTTGAAATTCctagatgaattctcaatagatttgcaagtgttttcccAAGAGTTGTtcagagagcatttggcaattaagttctcttagaatatctctcccTTATGCTTTTCTAATtcaaacacacacatatatataggtccaTCGTGccttttttaaatagtttgaagaaatgtgtcttttcaaaaagttttttccaaaattcttcattggtaatcgattacaggtttttggtaatcgattacacagttgtattttgaaagattatgacttttcaaattgaatttcaagagttctgttattggtaatcgattacacaccaaTGGTAATCGatacaacttttaaatttaaatttcaaaatccttCTGAAAAGCTGATTTGCAAAATTTgtcttatggtaatcgattacatctcctggtaatcgattaccagagcctttgCTCTCTTGGAAACAATTTGTTTtaaggcagaaaccaatcaacccatgagattgtttgaggccttatctttttcttgatcttgtttgcttgaccttgaattaatcttaaagcaatgcttaacctttgaatgtttgttgaagcaaccttgtattaattctactttgacatcatcaaaaccttgtATTCATACActcatattctcccccttttttatgatgacaaccattatcaagtgtattttttttgacatcatcaaaacttgcATGATTCACAGCCTTATGTTTGGATGGaggattttaaaatttctaggaaattctaatacacaatattttaattgccttgatttaaattccttttattttgtgaacattttatttggatgaaataattcaatttcttgtattttaatttccttgtttggataaagtaattcaatttaaatgaaattcaaattttcatttttaagtatttattaaaaaattaaaatttcaatattgaataaaaataaatattagtcatttttaaatagttaaatattcaaaataaatttaatgctagacaatatttaataataaattttgaatatttaataattaaataattaaaataattttaatgctaaACAATTTTGAATCTTACACAATATTCTTGTattaacacacaaaaaaacttaGATTAAACAATAATGCAAAATTAAAGATGAATGATATGTAATTCCTTGTTGAATCCAATtccttgttaaaaaaatttcaattaagtaGTCtcgcaataattttttaaaacaatattagaattaaacaattacgtaatttaagaacaattatctcatacaaaattcaaatattgatattaatttgattattcgtaagaaaagaaaatacttcaatCCACATCAAGACCTAAAATCATATATCATCCACATTGATGTCACTATTGATAATGCTCAATCATTCACGAACTATTTTGCAAATTAGAGAATCCAAAACAAACaacatatcaaataattttagaagAATGAACTTTTTTTCATGCTTTATAAGAACGTAACTCCTCTATTCCTTGTTCACAATAACTTAACAcagaataaacaaaataatataagtcaTAATAGGAAAGACAAATAGCTATATTGAAAAGATCTAGGGATTATGATTCATAAAACCACTATTCATTACAATGAGATACCtttcatgaaaacaaatgagaaaataaaagttcCACCAAACATCCTAAAATCATGTAATAGGAAAATATGAAACTTTGGAGTTTCAAGCATTTTATCATATCGCTCATCATGTGCAATGTAAAGAAGATGAAGTAAATAAAGTGACACATAAACAGGGACAGACCCACGTTGAGGCAGAGTGTGGCTATAGCCACACCAgaatttttgaaattataattttaactaaaaactttttaagttagtttattaaattaaagatatttagtaaaatgaacTATTATgctaattgataaataaaaaaataacctaaaGAACAtgtaattataacaaaaatcattagttttaatttttaagataattttttatacttattatttttgtttaagtattaaatatttactaatgttaaataatataatgttaaaaataatgtttttttataattacacgttcttagtttgttttttttacaaaggctACATGTTCGTAGTTATAAATCAACACTAAgttatgatattaaaataataaacatatagtattaaaataaaatttgaatgaaataaatatataacccAAAGATAGCTAATGTAATAGGTTGTGCTCCAGACAATAACTTTATGACTGCTCCTACGATTTAAAAGGATAGAGACAGTAATTGCTTCAGGACAAACAAGTATCTCAATTTGCTAAATTGATTGAAGAGAGTCAGATAGAGACTGGTAgtggattaaatcaagaatcgTCTATTACTAAAGCGGGTGACACTCGTTGGGGTTCTCACTTTAGGACTTTCACTAGTTTGATGACTATATATGGTGCCATTATTGAGGTACTTGAAGAAGTCGGGAAAGATACGTCATTTGAAAATATGGTAAAACTATGATTTTGCTAGATGTGCTTCAgtcctttaattttattttcatgttatacCTGATGGTTGGGATTTTAGGATTTACAAATGATTTAAGTGTAGCGCTACAAAATAGTGATCAAGATATTTTGAATGCTTTATCACTTGTCAAAGCCACCAAAAAAGAATTACAAGAAATGAGGAATGATGGATGGGAAGAACTTATATCTAAGGTTATGGAAATTTGCAATAAGCATGATATTGATGTGCCTGATTTGGATGCACTGTATGTGCAAGGGAAGAAACCTAGACGACATGCTACCACTTCTAGTGTTTCTAATTTGCATCATTTTAagcatgattttttatttagtgtttTAGATTTGCAGTTGCATGAGCTCAATGCTAGGTTTGATGAAGATAATACTGAACTTTTACAATGTGTTTCATGTTTGAGTCCCTCATCATCATTTGAAGCTTTTGATGTGAAAAAATTGTTGAGGATGGTTGAACTTTATCCAAATGATTTTGTAGATGTGCCGGAAGTGGTGGTGCGACATCAGCTTCAGAATTATGTCAGAAATGTTCGATGTGATCCAAAATTTGCAAAGTTAAAAGGACTTTCAGACTTTTGTGCAAAGCTTGTGGAAACAAAAAAGTGCAACACATTAGATATAGTTTATAGGCTTCTGAAGTTGGCTTTAGTCTTGCCGGTAGCAACTGCAAGTGTGAAATGTGTTTTTTCAGCTATGAAGTTTGTGAAGAGTTAGCTATGTAACAAAATGGGTGATCAATGGTTAAATGATCGTCTTGTAACTTTTATAGAAAGAGATGTTCTTGGAACAATCAACAATGATGTTATTTTAGctcattttcaaaaaatggaTAATAGACGATTTTCATTGTAAATACATTTccttaaacaacattatttcttattttcaatatattttagtctataattttttttatattttagccaCACTGATATTTATTGTCTAGATCCGTCCCTGCATATAAACCCATTAAACAACCTTATTAACAACTTCCAAATCAaaagaccaaaataaaaataaactaaccATGGAAAATCATACAAGTAGCAAGCAGAAGTTGAACAATGAATACATTATTTCAAACTTTTTAgttcttttacaaaaataatgtagaagcaagcttcatgatgatgaatcaagttgattcaagtagttttgatgatgacaaaaagcccaagagaatgatttcaagatcaagattaatttcaagaatcaagaaatgacatcaagaagaatcaagattcaagagaagatgatttcacaagggaagtattgaaaagaatttttcaaaaactaaacatagcacatttttgttttacaagaaaagtttttctcaaaattttctaagttaccagagtttttactctctggtaattgattaccagtttcatgtaatcgattatcagtgacaaagtttgatttcaaaagcttttaactgaatttgcaacgttccaattgatttttaaatggtgtaatcgattacaatatattggtaatcgattaccagtgtatctaaacgttgaaattcaaattcaattgtgaagagtcatatcttttcataaaatgctttgtgtaatcaattacaaggttatggtaatcgattaccagtgacaagttttgaataaaaagtcaagaaaTGTAACTCTtacaatggttttcaggtttttctcaaggttataactcttccaatggttttcttaaccagacatgaagagtctataaaagcaagaccttgacttgcattttaataactttttagaacaactttttagaatttcttgaacaacttttgagaaatcttgaaacATTTGCTacttatctttcttcttcttcctttgccaaaagctttctaagttttctggtttccgaaccttgttctttcacagaaaacaaaattgtgttatatcttttcattctcttctccctttgccaaaaagaattcaacaaggactaatcgcttgaattctttttgtgtctctcttctcccttttccaaaagaacaaaggactaaccgcctgaattcttttgtgtctcccttctcccttttcaaagaattcaataggacacagtctgagaattcttttgattcttccctttccattAAACAAAAgacttcaaaggactaaccgcctgagattatggaagcaatgccttccaaggttattttgatgatgccaaagaatcaagagtcaagcaaattccaaagattcaagaatgaagttttcaagaatcaagtttcaagaatcaagatcaagattcaagactcaagattcaagaatcaagaaaagaatcaatcaagataagtattaaaaaagtttttcaaaacattgagtagcacatgaagttttcacaaaatcttttaccaaagagttttactctctggtaatcgattaccagaaggtagtaatcgattaccagtagccagcattggttttcaaactgatttacaaagctgtaatcgattaccataaacatgtaatcgattaccagtgttttaaaacgttaagattttcaaaattcaaaatgaagagtcacatttgttgatgtgtaatcgattacaccttaatgataatcgattaccagtgactgttttcaaaatatttatttccaaaagtcacaattcttcaagtgacttgtttctgaagattctttcaaaagtcataactttttaagtaattagttttaaaggaattgtcAAGAGTTacaagctttgacttgagtcatcaagaaattataaatatgtgaccttggcatgaaacaatttttttttcatctcaatcatctttttcaatcaatctttcaatattttctttcatctcttttaatagattttttcttattcatcttctcttcatctttctaaaattttttgttcaaaactttctctttcaagaaaagttctttgttcaaaaacttgtgatattcatctttttcattctcttctccctttgccaaaaagaattagacaaggactaactgcctgaattctttttgtgtctctcttctcccttttccaaaagaacgaaggactaaccgcctgaattcttttgtgtctcccttgtcaaagaatttaaaatgacacagtctgagaattcttttgattcttcccttttcccataaacaaaagatttcaaaggactaaccgcctgggaattcttttgtttcccccttcacaaagtttcgaaggactaaccgcctaagaactttgtcttaacacattagatggtacatcctttgtggtacaagtagagggtacatctacttgggttgttgtgactgagaacaagagagggtacatctcttgtggaccagttctagtggagggtacatccactaggttgttcaaagagaacaagggagggtac contains the following coding sequences:
- the LOC114387630 gene encoding uncharacterized protein LOC114387630, with the translated sequence MRNDGWEELISKVMEICNKHDIDVPDLDALYVQGKKPRRHATTSSVSNLHHFKHDFLFSVLDLQLHELNARFDEDNTELLQCVSCLSPSSSFEAFDVKKLLRMVELYPNDFVDVPEVVVRHQLQNYVRNVRCDPKFAKLKGLSDFCAKLVETKKCNTLDIVYRLLKLALVLPVATASVKCVFSAMKFVKS